CGGGCCGGACAACAGCCGGTGCGGCGCGACGCCATGCTTCTCCAGCGCCTGGCGGTAGTCCGCGAGCGCCGGGCCCAGCGCCACGGCCTCCGGCTGGGCGGCCATGCGCTGAGCGACCTCTTCCGGCGACATGGCCGTCTCCGGCTCCAGCGCCTCCACGGCGAATCCCACGCGGCGGTAGGCGCCCAGGTAGAGGTCGTCCTTGCGCGCCACGGCGAGGCAGAACAGGGGCACGCCCTCCGGCCCCTCCAGCGCCACCGCCGCCAGCGACGACGCGCCAGCGACTTTCAGGCCCGTGGCGTACGCCAGCGCCTTCACCGTGGCCAGGCCGATGCGCAGGCCCGTGAACGAGCCCGGCCCCAGGCCCACCGCCAGCCCCTCCAGGTCCTTCAGCTTCAGGCCGTGGCGCTGGAGCAGGTCCCCGACGACGCCGGGCAGCGCCTCGCTCTGCTTGTCCGGCGGCGGCACCACCACGTGCTCCACGGCGCGCACGGCGTCCCCCTGGCGTTCCACCAGGGCAAGCGACAGCGTCAGCGTGGAGGTGTCCAGCGCGAGCAACACAGGCGACATCCCTTCTTTCGGTTCAAGGCACTCAGGCCGGAACGGCCCAGAACTCCACCGGCACCTGCGACACGCGGTCGCTGCCGCACCGGTACAGCCGCACGCGCGCCAGGCCCTTGTCCAGCATGCCCAGCTGCTTCGCCGCGGCCTTCGACACGTCGATGATGCGGCCGTCCACGAAGGGGCCGCGGTCGTTGACGCGCACCTCCACCTCGCGGCCGTTCTCCATGTTCATCACCTTCACGCACGTGCCGAAGCGCGCCGTGCGGTGCGCCGCGGTGAGGGCGTTCTGGTTGAACTTCTCTCCGCTGGCGGTGGGCCGGCCGTGGAGGCCGGGACCGTAGAAGGACGCGAGGCCCTCACCCAGGTAGTTGCGCGGCATCTTCTCCCGGCGCGTCACCTTCGCGCCTTCGTCCCCACCGGAAGAGGTCTCCGGCGACTGGGGCTTCGCCGCGCGCTGCGCGCAGCCAGCGAACAAGCCCATCCCCAGCAGCAGGAGCGCGGTCCGTCCTCGCATCATCACCTCGTTAGCGGGTCACGTCGTTGGTCACGGCCAGCAGCATGAGCAGGATGAGCAGCGCCAGTCCCACCATGTTCGCCACCTCGCGCACGCGCACGGGGATGGGGCGGCGGCG
This DNA window, taken from Corallococcus coralloides DSM 2259, encodes the following:
- the tsaB gene encoding tRNA (adenosine(37)-N6)-threonylcarbamoyltransferase complex dimerization subunit type 1 TsaB, with amino-acid sequence MSPVLLALDTSTLTLSLALVERQGDAVRAVEHVVVPPPDKQSEALPGVVGDLLQRHGLKLKDLEGLAVGLGPGSFTGLRIGLATVKALAYATGLKVAGASSLAAVALEGPEGVPLFCLAVARKDDLYLGAYRRVGFAVEALEPETAMSPEEVAQRMAAQPEAVALGPALADYRQALEKHGVAPHRLLSGPAFPSAVEVGRLARLPEAYSREALFALEPHYVRASEPERNPKFPPLPGPAPTARLKED
- a CDS encoding septal ring lytic transglycosylase RlpA family protein; protein product: MRGRTALLLLGMGLFAGCAQRAAKPQSPETSSGGDEGAKVTRREKMPRNYLGEGLASFYGPGLHGRPTASGEKFNQNALTAAHRTARFGTCVKVMNMENGREVEVRVNDRGPFVDGRIIDVSKAAAKQLGMLDKGLARVRLYRCGSDRVSQVPVEFWAVPA